The following coding sequences are from one Musa acuminata AAA Group cultivar baxijiao chromosome BXJ2-4, Cavendish_Baxijiao_AAA, whole genome shotgun sequence window:
- the LOC135610795 gene encoding F-box/kelch-repeat protein SKIP4-like gives MAFGQNATDNCLQEGSHVALINGLPDEISILCLARVPRRYHHILRCVSRKWRALLCSEEWHYHRQKNNMEETWIYVMCRANLKGNLCYVLDPDPANRSWKLIQPIPSPCSKKDGMSVEALGKKLYLLGGCTWQEDATDEVYCYDASANKWDVASSMPTARCFFVSASLDDKLYISSGLGLRSTAPNSWDIYHSDSDSWISHKNPLHNHDVIKLIALEGKLCTIHKSWDGFSYAGIYDPASATWQGIDNEIALSTYGPTVVVDGVLYMLHESSGMRLLKWQEERKEWVAIGRLSSHLTRPPCHLVAIGRSIYVIGQRLSTVVIDVDEAAKVEGLMVGSSFSPRFECDHTVISCNTITI, from the exons ATGGCATTTGGACAGAATGCTACTGATAATTGCCTGCAAGAAGGGTCACATGTTGCACTAATAAATGGTCTTCCAGATGAAATTTCAATTCTTTGCTTGGCAAGGGTTCCTCGAAGGTACCATCACATCCTTAGATGTGTTTCAAGGAAATGGAGAGCTTTGTTATGTAGTGAAGAGTGGCATTATCATCGTCAAAAGAACaatatggaggagacttggatttATGTCATGTGCAGAGCAAACTTGAAAGGAAATCTTTGTTATGTGCTAGATCCAGATCCTGCTAACCGAAGTTGGAAACTCATTCAACCTATACCCAGTCCATGTTCAAAGAAAGATGGAATGTCTGTTGAAGCTTTAGGAAAGAAGTTGTATCTGTTAGGTGGTTGTACCTGGCAAGAAGATGCTACGGATGAAGTATATTGCTATGATGCTTCTGCAAATAAGTGGGATGTGGCATCTTCAATGCCAACAGCTAg GTGCTTTTTTGTGTCAGCATCTCTGGATGACAAGCTCTACATTAGCAGCGGGCTTGGTCTGCGTTCAACTGCTCCAAATTCATGGGACATCTACCACTCAGATTCAGACAGCTGGATTTCACACAAAAATCCTCTGCATAACCATGATGTCATAAAACTCATTGCTTTAGAAGGGAAATTGTGTACTATCCACAAGTCGTGGGACGGCTTTTCTTATGCTGGGATATATGATCCTGCATCTGCAACCTGGCAGGGTATAGACAATGAAATTGCACTATCTACTTATGGACCTACAGTTGTTGTGGATGGGGTACTTTACATGTTGCACGAATCGTCAGGGATGCGGCTGCTGAAGTGGCAGGAAGAGAGAAAGGAATGGGTTGCAATTGGTAGGTTGTCTTCCCACCTCACAAGACCACCGTGTCACCTTGTGGCCATTGGAAGAAGTATTTATGTGATCGGGCAACGTCTGAGCACCGTGGTCATTGATGTGGATGAAGCAGCTAAGGTTGAAGGGCTGATGGTTGGTTCTTCTTTCAGTCCTAGATTTGAATGTGACCACACTGTTATTAGCTGCAACACAATTACCATCTGA